One segment of Halomarina pelagica DNA contains the following:
- a CDS encoding SDR family oxidoreductase, whose product MQVAVIGANGGIGRELVSRLADAGHDPIGVVRDESQFDTVRERGGEPRLGDLEGEFAPALRGADAVVFTAGSGGDTGWDETLLIDLWGARRSIDACVEHGIDRFVIISAYSASEPLAEPEALRPYRVAKRCADDYLERSPLDATILRPTTLTDEAGTGHVSAAFDYRGEDGDAIPRADVAQTVVACLANEETVGETIRLFGGDTPIENAIRPTD is encoded by the coding sequence ATGCAAGTCGCAGTTATCGGTGCGAACGGTGGAATCGGCCGCGAACTGGTTTCCCGACTTGCGGACGCTGGACACGACCCTATCGGGGTCGTGCGGGACGAATCACAGTTCGATACCGTCCGCGAACGCGGCGGCGAACCACGGTTGGGCGATCTCGAAGGGGAGTTCGCGCCGGCACTCCGGGGAGCCGACGCCGTCGTGTTCACGGCCGGCTCCGGCGGGGATACCGGCTGGGACGAGACGCTTCTGATCGACCTCTGGGGAGCGCGACGGAGTATCGACGCGTGCGTCGAGCACGGCATCGACCGGTTCGTTATAATCAGTGCGTACAGCGCGAGCGAACCGCTGGCCGAACCGGAAGCACTCCGCCCATATCGGGTGGCGAAGCGATGTGCCGACGACTATCTCGAACGGTCCCCGCTCGATGCCACGATTCTTCGACCGACGACGCTCACTGACGAAGCGGGGACAGGACACGTTTCGGCGGCCTTCGACTACCGCGGCGAGGATGGGGATGCGATTCCGCGCGCCGATGTCGCCCAGACGGTCGTCGCCTGTCTCGCAAACGAGGAGACGGTCGGCGAAACGATCAGACTCTTCGGCGGCGACACCCCCATCGAAAACGCGATCCGTCCTACCGACTGA
- a CDS encoding alkaline phosphatase D family protein, giving the protein MEDNSAHPLDSTRREFLRKAVTTATVAGIGASSTGVGAAAENDGRGPLTGDPFTLGVASGDPLPDSVVLWTRLAPDPLAETGGMPDRQVPVQWEIATDEDMDDIVGRGTAKARPEYAHSVHIDVKGLEADTEYYYQFRVGPDRSPVGRTKTAPAEGADVDELRFAFTSCQHYPSGYYTAHDHLADEDLDLAIQLGDYIYEGGSQGSLDRGHEPSREIETLSDYRIRQAQYKTDSNLQNAHAAFPWLVTWDDHEVENNYADATSENNAPTQEFLERRANAYQAYFEHQPLRPSRMPDGPNLPLYRRFTFGDLAEFNVLDTRQYRDDQVDSAEEADDPGRTILGDEQENWLVDGLNDSTSRWNVLAQQVPFAATDENPNPDVRNFGGGDKWDGYRADRERLLDVMAADSDLNPVVITGDVHRNYAYNLKADFSDPDSETVGTEYVCTSLSSFGDGSGITQYGPSLGEPWQRFFNDSRGYVRCTITPEQWQTDYRAVSTVEKSEAAVRTIATFTTDAGDPGANLASDRPARPEQSAVEITEINPDQNGDLNNEFVTVKNTGDAAIDFTGFILSFEAGSQNYTFGDFTLDAGQTVTVRNGSGEDTESTLYADFGGPVLNNSNPDTVLVANDDGIVLAEASYAPV; this is encoded by the coding sequence GTGGAAGACAACTCAGCCCACCCACTCGACAGCACCCGACGCGAATTCCTTCGAAAGGCAGTCACGACCGCGACGGTCGCCGGTATCGGCGCATCGAGCACCGGAGTCGGTGCCGCCGCGGAGAACGACGGCCGGGGCCCACTCACAGGCGATCCGTTCACTCTCGGCGTCGCCTCTGGTGATCCGCTACCGGATTCCGTCGTCCTGTGGACTCGCCTCGCGCCCGACCCGCTCGCCGAAACCGGTGGAATGCCCGACCGCCAGGTGCCGGTGCAGTGGGAGATCGCGACCGACGAGGACATGGACGATATCGTTGGGAGGGGCACCGCGAAGGCGCGTCCTGAATACGCCCACTCCGTCCATATCGACGTCAAGGGATTGGAGGCCGACACGGAGTACTACTATCAGTTCCGCGTCGGTCCCGACCGAAGCCCGGTCGGGAGAACCAAAACGGCTCCCGCGGAGGGAGCTGACGTCGACGAACTCAGGTTCGCCTTCACCTCCTGTCAGCACTACCCGTCGGGGTACTACACCGCACACGACCACCTCGCGGACGAGGACCTCGATCTGGCGATCCAACTGGGTGACTACATCTACGAAGGAGGGTCACAGGGCTCGCTCGACCGCGGTCACGAGCCGTCCCGCGAGATCGAGACGCTGAGTGACTACCGAATTCGACAGGCGCAGTACAAAACGGATTCGAACCTCCAGAACGCCCACGCCGCGTTCCCCTGGCTCGTGACGTGGGACGACCACGAGGTCGAAAACAACTACGCCGACGCGACCTCCGAGAACAACGCCCCGACGCAGGAGTTCCTCGAACGCCGGGCGAACGCCTACCAGGCGTATTTCGAACACCAGCCGCTGCGTCCCTCGCGGATGCCCGACGGCCCGAACCTGCCGCTCTATCGGCGCTTCACGTTCGGCGACTTGGCCGAGTTCAACGTCCTCGACACTCGGCAGTACCGCGACGACCAGGTCGATTCCGCCGAGGAAGCTGACGATCCGGGGCGGACCATTCTCGGCGACGAACAGGAGAACTGGCTGGTCGACGGGTTGAACGACTCCACGTCCCGATGGAACGTCCTCGCGCAGCAGGTTCCGTTCGCCGCGACCGACGAGAACCCGAACCCGGACGTGCGGAACTTCGGTGGCGGTGATAAGTGGGACGGATACCGGGCCGACCGGGAGCGACTGCTCGATGTCATGGCCGCTGATTCGGACCTGAACCCGGTCGTCATCACCGGCGATGTCCACCGCAACTACGCGTACAACCTCAAAGCCGACTTTTCGGACCCTGACTCCGAGACGGTCGGCACCGAGTACGTCTGCACCTCGCTCTCCTCGTTCGGCGATGGATCCGGGATCACCCAGTACGGGCCGTCGCTCGGTGAACCCTGGCAGCGCTTCTTCAACGACAGCCGGGGCTACGTCCGCTGTACGATCACGCCGGAGCAGTGGCAGACCGACTATCGGGCCGTCTCGACCGTCGAGAAGTCCGAGGCCGCTGTACGTACGATCGCCACGTTCACGACCGACGCCGGCGATCCCGGTGCGAACCTGGCGTCCGACCGCCCCGCCCGACCCGAACAGTCGGCCGTCGAGATCACCGAGATCAACCCGGACCAGAACGGCGATCTCAACAACGAGTTCGTGACGGTCAAAAATACGGGCGACGCTGCGATCGACTTCACGGGGTTCATCCTCAGCTTCGAAGCAGGGAGCCAGAACTACACGTTCGGTGACTTCACTCTCGACGCGGGCCAGACGGTTACGGTCCGGAACGGGAGCGGCGAGGACACCGAATCGACGCTCTATGCCGACTTCGGTGGCCCGGTGCTGAACAACAGCAACCCGGACACGGTGCTCGTCGCCAACGACGACGGGATCGTCCTCGCCGAAGCGTCGTACGCGCCGGTCTAG
- a CDS encoding ABC transporter substrate-binding protein, translated as MGYDAEPRGSPTRREFAKYGGAVIGGGLLAGCTGQDESGSTGGPDPADTKTGAASQDTATENSYSVTMSPVGTLEFERPPKDLFVVFQHFADMATALGFGDLVQETWYATMTRDTLGTFCGELDVTTPDWDAVESLRSWPPMTKERLYELDRDIHLVDPVYLTTTKGWEQADIDEISQNVGPWFGNTYSGSHGTPPKAHQETYEYYTLWEIFERFAQIFREQERYEALVDLHTEVIEEIESNLPPKSERPTVTRLNFTNDTFYAYHLNDPGFWLADSRPFELNDVFADREWDGLWSSFGYEEMLEADPDVILNLWGMTEEYPVGQARETIKSHSVGKNLSAIKNDRFYPHGIRYQGPIMNLFQMEMIGKQVYPEQFGEWPEYRAGDPYPDFPEERQLFDRERLSNIINGDL; from the coding sequence ATGGGTTACGACGCCGAACCTCGTGGATCACCGACGCGCCGAGAGTTCGCAAAATACGGTGGCGCGGTCATCGGCGGGGGGCTACTCGCAGGCTGTACGGGACAGGACGAGTCGGGATCGACAGGCGGACCCGATCCAGCGGATACAAAGACGGGTGCCGCATCCCAGGATACGGCCACGGAGAACTCGTATTCCGTCACCATGTCTCCGGTCGGGACGCTGGAGTTCGAGCGTCCGCCGAAGGATCTCTTCGTCGTCTTCCAGCACTTTGCAGACATGGCCACTGCACTCGGGTTCGGTGACCTGGTCCAGGAGACATGGTATGCTACGATGACCAGAGATACGCTAGGGACGTTCTGCGGGGAACTGGACGTCACCACCCCCGACTGGGATGCTGTTGAATCGTTGCGATCATGGCCGCCAATGACGAAAGAACGGTTGTACGAACTCGATCGCGACATCCACCTGGTGGATCCCGTGTATCTCACCACGACGAAGGGCTGGGAGCAAGCCGACATCGATGAAATCAGCCAGAACGTCGGCCCGTGGTTCGGCAATACCTACAGCGGCTCCCATGGCACTCCCCCGAAGGCGCACCAGGAAACGTACGAGTACTATACGCTGTGGGAGATCTTCGAGAGGTTCGCTCAGATCTTCCGGGAGCAGGAACGATACGAGGCACTCGTGGACCTGCACACCGAGGTGATCGAGGAGATAGAGAGCAACCTCCCCCCGAAGAGCGAACGACCGACGGTTACGCGGCTTAACTTCACCAATGATACCTTCTATGCGTATCACCTCAACGACCCCGGCTTCTGGTTGGCTGACTCCCGCCCGTTCGAATTAAACGACGTGTTCGCCGACCGAGAGTGGGACGGCCTCTGGTCGTCGTTTGGATACGAGGAGATGCTCGAAGCCGATCCGGACGTCATCTTGAACCTCTGGGGAATGACGGAAGAATATCCCGTCGGCCAAGCCCGTGAGACGATCAAGAGTCATTCCGTCGGAAAGAACCTCTCTGCGATCAAGAACGATCGGTTCTACCCGCACGGAATTCGGTATCAGGGTCCGATCATGAACCTCTTCCAGATGGAAATGATCGGCAAACAGGTCTACCCGGAGCAGTTCGGAGAATGGCCGGAGTATCGAGCGGGCGACCCCTACCCGGATTTCCCCGAGGAACGACAGTTGTTCGATCGCGAGCGACTCTCGAATATCATCAACGGGGATCTCTAA
- a CDS encoding ABC transporter substrate-binding protein, with the protein MQIRECPVLAAEDRKLVERLSLGLGGGTARVLAYLLLREQLPAFTAEPATRLEIRLGTGDSRSVVSTALNTLLERDLVSESTVQRETRGRPPKAWRPRTDVSESVRRAYATHATELLSRALAVAETMTDRVRGRNGSGGSGDYDPLTVGLNWRPNVLHAPLFAAHERNEYENWGLPIRFQSFEGSGRALEAMLVGEADVVVAGAATTVRALEDGAPLVPLAPLFQRAMAVLYTTRDVFGDPLDSIERLRGRRIGMPADAETGLLVRLFLSQSGLLDDTTVVDVDGEERAALRSRRADVVTGTFADPRSLEADGATVDVLPIADHFPIYGPTLVTTAGTVRERSESLERFLAGTLVGYETAVTSPADAVRAVVGSDADAVERGRRDLADAVDEFGASKAVEDHGWGWHSAEEWQRLAMALRHAELLSAA; encoded by the coding sequence ATGCAGATACGTGAGTGTCCGGTGCTCGCGGCGGAGGACCGCAAATTAGTCGAGCGCCTGTCGCTAGGGCTTGGCGGGGGAACGGCGCGCGTCCTCGCTTATTTGCTCCTTCGCGAACAGCTACCGGCATTCACCGCCGAGCCGGCGACCCGCCTCGAGATCCGACTCGGAACGGGAGATAGTCGGAGCGTGGTATCGACGGCCCTGAACACCCTCTTGGAGCGGGACCTCGTCTCCGAGTCGACCGTCCAACGAGAGACGCGCGGTCGTCCACCGAAGGCGTGGCGACCGCGTACCGACGTGTCCGAATCGGTTCGGCGCGCGTACGCCACTCACGCGACCGAACTCCTCAGCCGCGCGCTGGCGGTCGCCGAGACGATGACCGACCGAGTGCGGGGCAGAAACGGGTCAGGGGGTTCAGGGGACTACGATCCTCTCACGGTCGGGCTGAACTGGCGTCCGAACGTCCTCCACGCGCCGTTGTTCGCCGCCCACGAGCGAAACGAGTACGAGAACTGGGGACTCCCCATCCGGTTCCAGTCGTTCGAGGGCTCCGGACGGGCGCTCGAAGCGATGCTCGTCGGCGAGGCCGACGTGGTGGTCGCGGGCGCCGCGACGACCGTCCGCGCGCTCGAGGACGGCGCACCGCTCGTCCCGCTCGCACCGCTGTTCCAGCGGGCGATGGCGGTGCTCTACACGACGCGGGACGTATTCGGGGACCCGCTCGACAGCATCGAACGATTACGCGGGCGTCGTATCGGGATGCCGGCGGACGCCGAGACCGGACTACTGGTCCGGCTCTTCCTCTCGCAGTCGGGACTGCTCGACGACACGACCGTCGTCGACGTCGACGGCGAGGAGCGGGCGGCGCTTCGCTCCCGACGTGCGGACGTTGTTACCGGAACGTTCGCCGATCCACGATCCCTCGAAGCCGACGGGGCGACCGTCGACGTCCTCCCGATCGCCGACCACTTCCCGATATACGGCCCGACGCTGGTGACGACGGCGGGAACGGTACGGGAGCGTTCGGAATCCCTGGAGCGATTCCTCGCCGGCACGCTCGTGGGATATGAGACGGCCGTCACGTCGCCGGCTGACGCCGTCAGGGCGGTCGTAGGATCGGACGCGGACGCCGTCGAGCGTGGCCGTCGGGACCTCGCGGACGCCGTCGACGAGTTCGGGGCGAGTAAAGCCGTCGAGGATCACGGGTGGGGGTGGCACAGTGCCGAGGAGTGGCAGCGACTCGCCATGGCGCTTCGGCACGCCGAACTCCTCAGCGCCGCATGA
- a CDS encoding ABC transporter ATP-binding protein, giving the protein MISVEDLAVAYGEMTAIEGITLDVDTGQFVTVIGPSGCGKTTLLRTIGGLERPTGGEVQVAGEPPERAQRRGNVGFVFQRHTLLPWKTALENVTFLRRLAGKSPEPADARELLDRVGLAGVEDARPATLSGGMRQRVAIARALHLGAEVLLMDEPFGELDELTRETMGLEVSRIWREETKTVVFVTHSVPEAILLGDRCVVVRGSPGRIVRTFDVDLPRPRDRSVVESAAFRDQVATVRSALIDDR; this is encoded by the coding sequence ATGATCTCGGTCGAGGACCTCGCGGTCGCGTACGGGGAGATGACCGCGATCGAGGGCATCACGCTCGACGTCGACACCGGTCAGTTCGTCACGGTAATCGGGCCGTCGGGGTGCGGGAAGACGACGCTCCTCCGGACGATCGGCGGGCTGGAACGGCCGACCGGCGGTGAGGTTCAGGTCGCGGGGGAGCCACCCGAGCGGGCCCAGCGCCGAGGCAACGTCGGGTTCGTGTTCCAACGGCACACGCTTCTCCCGTGGAAGACCGCGCTCGAGAACGTCACCTTCCTCCGGCGACTGGCTGGAAAGTCACCGGAACCGGCCGACGCTCGTGAGTTACTCGACCGGGTCGGACTCGCCGGAGTCGAGGACGCCCGCCCGGCGACGTTGTCGGGAGGGATGCGCCAGCGGGTCGCCATCGCCCGCGCGCTCCACCTCGGTGCGGAGGTGTTGTTGATGGACGAGCCGTTCGGCGAGCTCGACGAACTCACCAGGGAGACGATGGGTCTCGAGGTCAGTCGGATCTGGCGCGAGGAAACGAAGACGGTCGTGTTCGTGACGCACAGCGTCCCCGAGGCGATTCTCCTGGGTGACCGATGTGTGGTCGTTCGCGGCTCACCGGGTCGCATCGTTAGGACGTTCGACGTTGACCTCCCCCGGCCGCGCGACCGGTCGGTGGTCGAATCGGCCGCGTTTCGGGATCAGGTGGCGACCGTCCGTTCCGCGCTCATAGACGACCGATGA
- a CDS encoding ABC transporter permease: MNAAERVPAAGLVLPTVALGVGVLLWWLAATAFALPSYLLPSPVSVTARLAADPRLYAVNAWITLQRILVGGGIGILSGATLAVLIAHIPLLRRTLVPYLVAARVLPKIAIAPVLLIYLGTGPTTGVVFVALIAFFPMVVSTVAGLDSVPTGYLDLLASIDAGPLATFVHLRLPHALPDAFAGVKQSATLAVVGAVIAEWVVSTDGLGALILIALENLQTDTMLAALLVLLLEGLVLYGAIVAVERRVVWAQRDLERRSNQAGTR, encoded by the coding sequence ATGAACGCCGCTGAGCGCGTTCCCGCGGCCGGACTGGTGCTCCCCACCGTCGCGCTCGGCGTCGGCGTTCTGCTGTGGTGGCTCGCGGCTACGGCGTTCGCGCTTCCGTCGTATCTCCTTCCGTCACCCGTAAGCGTCACCGCGCGACTCGCCGCCGACCCGAGGCTGTACGCGGTGAACGCGTGGATCACGCTCCAGCGCATCCTCGTCGGCGGGGGGATCGGGATACTGAGCGGAGCCACACTGGCGGTGCTTATCGCCCACATCCCCCTGCTGCGTCGGACCCTGGTCCCGTACCTGGTGGCCGCTCGCGTCCTGCCGAAGATCGCCATCGCGCCGGTGTTGCTCATCTATCTCGGAACGGGGCCCACGACGGGAGTCGTGTTCGTGGCGCTCATCGCGTTCTTCCCGATGGTCGTGAGTACGGTCGCCGGACTCGACAGCGTCCCGACGGGCTACCTCGACCTGCTTGCGTCGATCGACGCCGGTCCGCTCGCGACGTTCGTCCACCTCCGCCTCCCGCACGCGCTCCCGGATGCCTTCGCGGGGGTGAAGCAGTCGGCGACGCTGGCAGTCGTCGGTGCTGTCATCGCCGAGTGGGTCGTCTCGACCGACGGCCTCGGCGCGTTGATCCTGATCGCGCTCGAGAACCTCCAGACAGATACCATGCTCGCGGCGCTACTCGTCCTCCTCCTCGAGGGGCTAGTGCTCTACGGAGCGATCGTCGCCGTTGAACGTCGCGTCGTGTGGGCTCAGCGCGACCTCGAGCGTCGCTCGAACCAGGCAGGGACCAGGTAG
- a CDS encoding ABC transporter permease codes for MIERRRERTTDGRRTRGIGDRIDSAHLDEYRPALAAFVVLLGTWQLATVLLTVPTVVLPSPLDVGVALVATWRPLFGDAFVTGLTAALGLAGGVSLGLALAFGMTASRTVEAVVRPYVVGLRITPLVAIAPLLFLWFGRGIPARALLVTTLTQFPVAIASAGGLRAVPREYLDLARSVAASPWQTFFRVRVPAAAPSVFAGVKLAAALSVIGAVVAEFVTLTDGLGYRVFVTSTRLQTAQTYAALSVLAALGLVFYLVPAWFERRSRSR; via the coding sequence GTGATCGAGCGTCGACGCGAGCGGACCACGGACGGGCGACGCACGCGAGGTATCGGTGACCGTATCGACAGCGCGCACCTCGATGAGTACCGACCGGCACTCGCCGCGTTCGTCGTTCTCCTCGGCACGTGGCAGCTCGCAACGGTCCTTCTGACCGTGCCAACGGTCGTCCTCCCCTCGCCGCTCGACGTCGGCGTCGCCCTCGTCGCGACCTGGCGACCGCTGTTCGGCGACGCGTTCGTCACTGGCCTCACCGCGGCGCTCGGCCTCGCCGGCGGCGTGAGCCTCGGCCTCGCCCTCGCGTTCGGGATGACCGCCTCCCGGACCGTCGAGGCGGTCGTCCGTCCGTACGTCGTCGGCCTTCGCATCACACCGCTCGTCGCCATCGCACCGCTCCTGTTCCTCTGGTTCGGGCGAGGGATCCCCGCCCGGGCGTTACTGGTGACGACGCTGACGCAGTTCCCTGTGGCGATCGCCTCGGCCGGGGGCCTGCGCGCGGTTCCCCGGGAGTACCTCGACCTGGCGCGGTCCGTCGCGGCGTCCCCCTGGCAGACGTTCTTCCGGGTTCGTGTTCCGGCCGCCGCCCCTAGCGTCTTCGCTGGGGTCAAGCTCGCCGCCGCGCTGTCGGTCATCGGTGCCGTCGTCGCCGAGTTCGTCACGCTCACCGACGGGCTGGGGTATCGGGTGTTCGTCACGTCCACGCGCCTGCAGACGGCACAGACCTACGCCGCCCTGTCCGTGCTCGCGGCGCTCGGGTTGGTGTTCTACCTGGTCCCTGCCTGGTTCGAGCGACGCTCGAGGTCGCGCTGA
- a CDS encoding ABC transporter substrate-binding protein yields the protein MNRSRRAFLSTAGLALGAGCVGELTADRSGKRTSSGGKRTETTDISLLLNWKPNGLHAPYYAAKGEGFYEDQGLALADVESGQGSDFAAKQAGLGNTNFAITSADQVLNVNSRELSPLSVGVVMQRSPVVLFTARENFGARFTAVEQLEGKTLGTGPGMVRLLSKLMLERKGVLRSVELVDTGYDTVQRLLSGRIDAAGGVFGDVVAARHQGYTIDSVPVASVIPSYGHVIATSKRFARDRSEMVRAFVRATARGATWAHRHPEAAIDHLVDAVPVLAESREQQLDKWKLMSSAFMLSDTVRTKGWGWSAPKPWRTTYEALHGADLLGGSVDPSSVWTNDYIDTDYEYIVSYAETVSES from the coding sequence ATGAATCGATCACGGCGGGCGTTTCTCTCGACCGCGGGCCTCGCGCTGGGGGCGGGATGCGTGGGCGAATTGACGGCCGATCGATCGGGGAAGCGGACGTCGTCTGGCGGGAAACGGACAGAGACGACTGATATCTCGCTGTTGTTGAACTGGAAACCGAACGGCCTCCACGCCCCATATTACGCCGCGAAGGGAGAGGGATTCTACGAGGACCAGGGCCTCGCACTCGCCGATGTCGAGAGCGGGCAGGGGTCCGACTTCGCGGCCAAGCAGGCCGGCCTCGGAAACACGAACTTCGCGATCACGAGCGCGGACCAGGTGCTCAACGTCAACAGTCGCGAACTCTCGCCGCTCTCGGTGGGCGTCGTGATGCAGCGGAGCCCGGTGGTGTTGTTCACCGCCCGCGAGAACTTCGGCGCGAGGTTCACGGCCGTCGAGCAACTGGAGGGAAAGACCCTCGGCACCGGACCGGGCATGGTACGCCTACTCTCGAAGCTCATGCTCGAGCGGAAGGGCGTCCTGCGTAGCGTCGAACTGGTCGACACGGGATACGACACGGTCCAACGGCTGCTCTCCGGCCGGATCGACGCCGCCGGCGGCGTCTTCGGCGACGTCGTCGCCGCGCGACATCAGGGGTACACCATCGACTCCGTCCCGGTTGCGTCGGTGATCCCCTCGTACGGACACGTTATCGCCACGAGTAAGCGATTCGCACGTGATCGCTCGGAGATGGTTCGTGCGTTCGTTCGAGCCACCGCTCGCGGAGCCACGTGGGCGCATCGCCACCCCGAGGCGGCGATCGATCACCTCGTGGATGCGGTGCCGGTGTTGGCCGAATCTCGGGAGCAGCAGCTGGATAAGTGGAAGTTGATGAGCTCGGCGTTCATGCTCTCGGACACGGTTCGAACGAAGGGGTGGGGGTGGAGTGCGCCGAAGCCCTGGCGGACGACGTACGAAGCGCTGCACGGTGCGGACCTGCTCGGCGGTTCCGTCGATCCGAGCAGCGTCTGGACCAACGACTACATCGACACCGACTACGAGTACATCGTCTCGTACGCCGAGACGGTTTCGGAGTCCTGA
- a CDS encoding amphi-Trp domain-containing protein gives MANLPGESRDGRTVVTDGYFEREVHLSRRATATFLRELADQIEDDTHLTISSADWEVPFEYREPIEVEVEFVSQNEGELEIELEFTGARADGGLSVK, from the coding sequence ATGGCCAACTTGCCGGGCGAGAGCCGGGACGGACGAACCGTCGTGACCGACGGGTACTTCGAGCGCGAAGTGCACCTGTCCCGTCGGGCGACCGCGACGTTCCTCCGCGAACTCGCCGATCAGATCGAGGACGACACGCACCTGACCATCTCGAGCGCCGACTGGGAGGTCCCGTTCGAGTACAGGGAACCGATCGAAGTCGAAGTGGAGTTCGTGAGCCAGAACGAAGGTGAACTCGAGATCGAACTCGAGTTCACCGGCGCACGCGCCGACGGAGGGCTGTCGGTGAAGTGA
- a CDS encoding ArsR/SmtB family transcription factor, whose amino-acid sequence MSLFDVLGSKARLRILQEISSRPRYVSELAEQVGMDGKTAVHHLSVLEEADLVESYRVGRRKYYRLVKVVELRAIPRPDRTFVLHAQDAEPDHPGDTDTV is encoded by the coding sequence ATGTCGCTGTTCGACGTCCTCGGAAGCAAGGCGCGTCTCCGGATCCTCCAGGAGATCTCATCGCGTCCACGATACGTTTCCGAGCTGGCCGAGCAGGTCGGTATGGACGGGAAGACGGCCGTTCACCACCTCTCGGTGCTGGAGGAGGCCGACCTCGTCGAGAGTTACCGGGTCGGCCGTCGGAAGTACTACCGACTCGTCAAGGTCGTCGAACTGCGCGCGATCCCCCGACCCGATCGAACGTTCGTCCTTCACGCCCAGGACGCGGAACCGGACCACCCCGGCGACACCGACACCGTGTAG
- a CDS encoding sodium:calcium antiporter produces the protein MLLVLLLLTSGGVVAQEHGSEGVTQGEEEPILTGIPAVVVFVAGAGLLIVSAEKFIGYLVKTANGLDVSLFLLAVVFTGIEFDDAILGITTNLEDLGGVALGTALGTALSLTGVTLALAAILVPFDADVPKDYLVLFALSPLVLVPFAVLGTVTVVHGVVLVTLYLLVLAYVIYREIGSTTPVFRDAEVTKIVDGGQFRTLSTELPFVPDRELSGWTWFGLSVVSLLGIIVAAESMALATEGIVTGYGVEGTVFGATVATAVLTLEDVFLTVEPVRRGVPEIGIGNVIGSVLFSVTANVGVIALVGDVVVDPNVLSWHLPMLVVSTALAAYFAHTGRMTSRHGYLLLGLYVCYWAVSLVVFGGIPVDL, from the coding sequence GTGCTTCTGGTCCTCCTGCTGCTGACGTCGGGGGGTGTCGTCGCGCAGGAGCACGGTTCCGAGGGGGTGACTCAGGGGGAGGAAGAGCCTATCCTGACCGGTATACCCGCGGTGGTTGTGTTCGTCGCGGGTGCGGGATTGCTCATCGTCAGCGCCGAGAAGTTCATCGGCTATCTGGTGAAGACCGCTAACGGACTCGACGTCTCGTTGTTCCTGCTGGCGGTCGTGTTCACGGGAATCGAGTTCGACGATGCGATCCTCGGGATTACGACGAACCTCGAAGATCTCGGCGGCGTCGCACTCGGAACCGCGCTCGGAACCGCGCTCTCGCTGACCGGCGTGACGCTCGCACTCGCCGCCATTCTCGTCCCGTTCGACGCAGACGTACCGAAGGACTATCTCGTTCTGTTCGCACTGTCACCGCTCGTTCTCGTCCCGTTTGCGGTACTGGGCACCGTGACGGTCGTCCACGGTGTCGTTCTCGTTACGCTCTATTTGCTCGTCCTCGCATACGTTATCTATCGAGAGATAGGGAGCACGACGCCGGTGTTTCGGGACGCGGAGGTCACGAAGATCGTCGACGGCGGCCAGTTCCGGACGCTCTCGACGGAACTTCCCTTCGTCCCCGATCGGGAACTTTCGGGCTGGACGTGGTTCGGCCTGTCCGTCGTCTCTCTTCTAGGTATCATCGTCGCGGCCGAGAGCATGGCGCTCGCCACCGAGGGCATCGTGACGGGCTACGGCGTCGAGGGGACCGTGTTCGGTGCGACCGTTGCTACCGCCGTTCTGACGCTTGAGGACGTCTTTCTCACCGTCGAACCGGTCCGTCGGGGGGTTCCGGAGATCGGTATCGGAAACGTCATCGGGAGCGTCCTGTTTTCGGTAACGGCGAACGTCGGGGTCATCGCACTCGTCGGCGACGTCGTCGTCGATCCGAACGTCCTCTCCTGGCACCTGCCGATGCTCGTCGTCTCGACCGCACTCGCGGCGTACTTCGCGCACACGGGTCGGATGACATCACGTCACGGGTATCTCCTTCTCGGGCTCTACGTCTGTTATTGGGCCGTCAGCCTGGTGGTCTTCGGCGGTATCCCGGTCGATCTATGA